DNA sequence from the Streptomyces canus genome:
CTCCGAGTGTCCCGTAACAGGACATTGCGAACTCTTTAGTCACCTTGCTGTCCCTGGAGGCACTGCCGCGACAGGCGACTCGGACGTAACGTGTGCCGCGACCACCTGCACCGCACGGCATGCGCGAGAGTGAGGCAGCACCTCATGCCCCCCTTCGATGTCCCCTTCGACGTGCCCGAGGGCGACCCCTTCGGCCCGCACAACCTTCCGTACGGAGTGTTCTCGCCGCCGGGTTCGTCCGACCGGACCGTCGGCGTCCGCCTCGGTGACCACGTCCTCGACGCGGGCGCGGCGGCCGCCGCCCTCGGTTCCCCGTACGTCTCCCTGCTCGCCCGGCCCTCCCTGGGCCCGCTCCTCGCCGCCGGCCGCACGGCCTGGTCGGACGTGCGGCGGGCGCTCACCGCGTGGGTGACCGTGCCGGCGCACCAGGAGGCCGTCGCGGGGTTCTTCCACCCGCTGTCGTCGGTCGACCTCCATCTCCCCTTCGAGGTCGCGGACTACGTCGACTTCTACGCCTCCGAGAACCACGCGCGCAACGTCGGCCAGATGTTCCGGCCCGACGCCGCCGACTCCCTGACCCCCAACTGGAAGCACCTGCCGATCGGGTACCACGGGCGCGCGGGCACGGTGGTGGTGTCGGGGACGGATGTCGTACGGCCGTCGGGGCAGCGGAAGGCCCCCTCCGACGCCTCTCCCGTCTTCGGGCCGTCCGTGCGGCTCGACATCGAGGCGGAGGTCGGTTTCGTGGTCGGGACGCCCTCGGAGCTGGGCCGGCCGGTCGCGCTCGGCGACTTCCGGGAGCACGTCTTCGGGCTGTGCCTGCTCAACGACTGGTCCGCGCGGGACATCCAGGCCTGGGAGTACGTCCCTCTCGGCCCGTTCCTCGGCAAGTCCTTCGCCACGTCGGTGTCGGCGTGGATCACCCCGCTGGACGCGCTGGAGGAGGCGCGGGTGGCACCGCCGGAGCGGACGCACGAGCTGCTGCCGTATCTGGACGACACCGCTTCCGACGTGGAACCGGGCGGTTACGACCTGCGGATCTCCGTCGCGGTCAACGGCCACGTGGTGTCGGAGCCGCCGTTCTCCACCATGTACTGGACGGCGGCCCAGCAGTTGGCTCACATGACGGTGAACGGGGCGTCGCTGAGGACGGGTGACCTGTACGGCTCGGGAACGGTGAGCGGGCCCTCGGCGGGCGAGCGGGGGTCGCTGCTGGAGCTGACCTGGAACGGCCGGGACGCGCTCGAACTCCCCGACGGGAAGCGGACGTTCCTGGAGGACGGGGACCTCGTGACGCTGTCGGCGTGGGCTCCCGGTCCGGGCGGGGTCCGAGTGGGGCTGGGGGAAGTGGCGGGACGCGTGGTGCCCCGGGTGGTGTGAGGCGTCCGGTGCTGTTCGAGTCCTGCCGCAGGGCGTCCGCTCACGGCATACTGGCGGCGGGCGGCATACGTGGGACGACGTACCGACCGCCCCGCAGCACCTCACCACCCAGCCCCACCTTCCCTGTCTCCGATCAGGATGCGGAGCCCGTGGCATGACTCTCTGCCTGCTCCTGCTGAGCACCGTCGCCGTAGCGGCCGCCGTGCCGGTGCCGCGTGCGCTCACCCGGTCCGCGTGGCCCGAACGGGAACCGGTGGTCGGGCTGTGGGTGTGGCAGTGCCTGGTCGCCACGGTGCTGCTGTGCTGCCTGACGGCGCTGGTGCTGGGGGCGGCGGCGGTCTTCCACACGGTCCGCGACCATGTGTTCGCCCCGGCGCCGCCGGCCGTGACCGCGGCGTACGACCTCTCGGCGGCGCCGGTCTGGGCGGTCGCCCTGACCCTGCTGCTGGCGGGCGGGGCCGCGTGGACCACGGCGATGCTGGCCCGTGAACTGGTCGAGGCCCGTCGGCGCCAGGGGCTCGCCCGTGAGCATCTGCGGGAGCGGGCGCCGGATCTGCCGGCCGGGCTGGGCGCTGTCGCGCGCGGTCCACTGCTGGTGCTGGAGGACGAGTATCCGGATGCCTGGTGGATGCCGGGCAATCCGCCGCAGCTGATCGTGACGACCGGTGCGCTGCACCGGCTGACCGATCACCAACTGGACGCCGTCCTCACCCACGAGCGCGGGCATGCGCGGGCCCGCCACGACTGGCTGCTCCATCTGTCGACCGCGCTGGCCACGGGTTTTCCCCGGGTGCCGCTCTTCGCCCACTTCTGCGACCAGACGCACCGCTTGGTGGAACTGGCGGCGGACGACACGGCGTCGCGGCGGTGCGGTCACTTGACGACGGCGTTGGCGCTGATCGAGCTGAACCAGCATCGGGGCGTGCTGTCGTGCTCCTCCAGTCACCGGTTGCTGGGTGAGCGGGTGGACCGTCTGCTGGAGCCGCCGCCGCGGTTGCTGCGCCGACAGCGGGCGCTTACGTCTGCGACGGCGGCGCTGGTGCCGTTGCTGCCCCTGCTGATCGTCTTCGGACCGGGGTTGTCGGCGCTGGTGTAGTGGGTCAGGTGGCACATGTCACCCCGCAGCCACAGAAACCGCAGGTCAGCCACCAAACCGTCACACCGTCAGGTGGCGCAACAATCCGGCAACACTGCTTTTCCTACCAGCTCGGTATGGTTCCAGCCATGCCACCCACCGACCGCATCCGGGACCACGCCGGCCAAGGCGCGACCACCGTCGCCGCCCGCGCCCGGCGCCGGCTGCGTGCGGACCAGGCACGACAACTCGCCGACCTCCTGCGCCACCAGCTCCTGACCGGCGGCTTCGAGGACGGCACCCTCCCGCACGAGACGATCCTCGCCACCGACTACCGCGCCTCCCGCAACACGGTCCGCCAAGCCCTGGACCTGCTCCGCGCCGAAGGCCTGGTCCAACGCCTCCCCGGCGTCGGCACCGTGGTCGTGGGCCAGAAGTACCCCCATGGCCTGGACCGTCTGATGGGCCTCGCGGAAACCCTGCACGAGCACGGCACGGTCACCAACGAGGTCCGCACCATGGGCCCGGCCCCCGCGCCCCAC
Encoded proteins:
- the fahA gene encoding fumarylacetoacetase; translated protein: MPPFDVPFDVPEGDPFGPHNLPYGVFSPPGSSDRTVGVRLGDHVLDAGAAAAALGSPYVSLLARPSLGPLLAAGRTAWSDVRRALTAWVTVPAHQEAVAGFFHPLSSVDLHLPFEVADYVDFYASENHARNVGQMFRPDAADSLTPNWKHLPIGYHGRAGTVVVSGTDVVRPSGQRKAPSDASPVFGPSVRLDIEAEVGFVVGTPSELGRPVALGDFREHVFGLCLLNDWSARDIQAWEYVPLGPFLGKSFATSVSAWITPLDALEEARVAPPERTHELLPYLDDTASDVEPGGYDLRISVAVNGHVVSEPPFSTMYWTAAQQLAHMTVNGASLRTGDLYGSGTVSGPSAGERGSLLELTWNGRDALELPDGKRTFLEDGDLVTLSAWAPGPGGVRVGLGEVAGRVVPRVV
- a CDS encoding GntR family transcriptional regulator; protein product: MPPTDRIRDHAGQGATTVAARARRRLRADQARQLADLLRHQLLTGGFEDGTLPHETILATDYRASRNTVRQALDLLRAEGLVQRLPGVGTVVVGQKYPHGLDRLMGLAETLHEHGTVTNEVRTMGPAPAPHPVAQRLRIAPGTDVLYIERLRRLNGLPLSLDLTYIPLDIGTALLGADLENTDVFRLLETITGQGLGHAEITLEAVNADAHSAAVLEAPRGAAVLMLERLTHLADGRPVDLEFIRFRGDRITMSGLLHRSL
- a CDS encoding M56 family metallopeptidase, whose product is MTLCLLLLSTVAVAAAVPVPRALTRSAWPEREPVVGLWVWQCLVATVLLCCLTALVLGAAAVFHTVRDHVFAPAPPAVTAAYDLSAAPVWAVALTLLLAGGAAWTTAMLARELVEARRRQGLAREHLRERAPDLPAGLGAVARGPLLVLEDEYPDAWWMPGNPPQLIVTTGALHRLTDHQLDAVLTHERGHARARHDWLLHLSTALATGFPRVPLFAHFCDQTHRLVELAADDTASRRCGHLTTALALIELNQHRGVLSCSSSHRLLGERVDRLLEPPPRLLRRQRALTSATAALVPLLPLLIVFGPGLSALV